A region of Deltaproteobacteria bacterium DNA encodes the following proteins:
- a CDS encoding dihydroorotate dehydrogenase, with protein sequence MSKPDLSVNIAVIKLKNPVMTASGTFGYGEEFSPYIDLNKLGAIVVKGLSLKPRQGNPSPRIIETPAGMLNAIGLQNVGIDIFIKEKLPFLRKYDVPVIVNIFGENIDEYAGVAKRLDDVEGIAGIEINISCPNVKKGGIIFGTDPKEAGRVVKAVKKAARLPVITKLSPNVTDIKIMAKAVEDAGSDAVSLINTITGMAIDVEKRKPKLANITGGLSGPAIRPIAVRMVWEAAKVVKIPIIGIGGIMTANDALEFIIAGASAVQVGTANFIEPDAAIKIIEGINGYLVKYNVRCVKDLMGI encoded by the coding sequence ATCTCAAAACCTGACCTGTCAGTCAACATTGCAGTCATAAAACTCAAAAACCCTGTGATGACAGCGTCAGGGACATTTGGATATGGCGAAGAATTCAGTCCGTATATAGACTTAAACAAACTCGGTGCTATTGTTGTCAAAGGGCTTTCATTAAAACCAAGACAAGGCAACCCCTCACCAAGAATTATTGAAACCCCTGCTGGCATGCTTAATGCAATTGGGCTTCAGAATGTTGGCATTGATATATTTATAAAAGAGAAACTTCCATTTTTAAGAAAATACGATGTGCCTGTTATTGTAAATATATTTGGTGAAAATATTGATGAATATGCGGGGGTGGCAAAGAGGCTTGATGATGTGGAAGGCATTGCAGGTATTGAAATCAACATATCCTGTCCGAATGTGAAAAAAGGCGGCATTATATTTGGAACAGATCCAAAAGAGGCTGGAAGGGTTGTAAAGGCTGTAAAAAAGGCAGCAAGACTCCCTGTGATTACAAAACTCTCTCCAAATGTTACTGATATTAAGATTATGGCAAAGGCAGTAGAAGATGCAGGCAGCGATGCCGTATCACTTATTAACACAATTACAGGTATGGCAATTGATGTAGAAAAGAGAAAACCAAAACTTGCAAATATTACAGGCGGACTGTCAGGACCTGCCATAAGGCCAATTGCAGTGAGGATGGTGTGGGAGGCTGCAAAGGTTGTAAAAATCCCGATTATAGGCATAGGCGGTATAATGACAGCGAATGATGCGCTTGAATTTATAATAGCAGGCGCATCCGCAGTTCAAGTCGGCACAGCAAACTTTATTGAACCTGACGCAGCAATAAAAATCATTGAAGGGATAAACGGATATTTAGTCAAATATAATGTGAGGTGTGTTAAGGATTTGATGGGAATCTGA
- a CDS encoding methyltransferase domain-containing protein, with the protein MELETIKKIYAGYSRTYDAIFKRFFFQRIKHAISSMDIRAGEKVLDVGVGTGLSLPLFPRYCSVAGIDISSAMLKQAREKARKLNLNHIKLIEMDAMHLDFPDNTFDKVFISHVVSVVPDPYMTMSEVKRVCKKGGRIVIVNHFRSNNKVVGSVVKMLNPVTKMIGWRTDLSLNEFIENANLHVEKKYKLKKIDLWYVIFAMNDK; encoded by the coding sequence GATGCGATTTTTAAAAGATTCTTTTTCCAAAGGATAAAGCACGCCATCTCCAGCATGGATATAAGGGCAGGGGAAAAGGTGCTTGATGTTGGTGTGGGCACAGGTCTGTCTTTACCTTTATTTCCAAGATATTGCAGTGTGGCAGGTATTGACATCTCCTCTGCCATGCTAAAACAGGCAAGGGAAAAGGCAAGAAAACTTAACCTAAATCACATTAAACTCATTGAGATGGATGCAATGCACCTTGACTTTCCTGACAACACCTTTGATAAGGTTTTCATTTCTCATGTGGTGAGTGTGGTGCCAGACCCTTACATGACCATGTCTGAAGTAAAAAGGGTCTGCAAAAAGGGAGGGAGGATCGTTATTGTAAATCATTTCAGGAGTAATAATAAAGTGGTCGGCAGTGTTGTGAAGATGTTAAATCCTGTTACAAAGATGATTGGCTGGCGAACAGACCTGTCCCTTAATGAATTTATAGAAAATGCAAATCTTCATGTAGAAAAGAAATATAAACTAAAGAAAATAGACCTCTGGTATGTTATATTTGCCATGAATGATAAATAA
- the rimI gene encoding ribosomal protein S18-alanine N-acetyltransferase produces MSPLDINEVLKIEDESFPKPWAASLFEKELKNPFSLSFVARLNKKDSSKLIGYIVIWLVAEEAHILNIAVHPDYRRKGIGKRLIKFIMDFLLNKSTRAVYLEVRDSNTAAQKLYRGFGFREIGIRKGYYSDNKEDAVVMGFEMNITQNLKLKSQK; encoded by the coding sequence ATGTCCCCGCTTGATATTAACGAGGTCCTTAAAATAGAAGATGAGTCTTTTCCGAAACCATGGGCAGCATCCTTATTTGAGAAAGAACTCAAAAACCCATTTTCCCTTTCCTTTGTTGCAAGATTAAATAAAAAAGACAGTAGTAAACTTATTGGATATATAGTTATATGGCTTGTTGCAGAAGAGGCTCATATATTAAATATTGCTGTGCATCCTGACTACCGAAGAAAAGGCATAGGAAAAAGACTTATAAAGTTTATAATGGATTTTCTTTTAAATAAATCCACCCGTGCAGTTTATCTGGAGGTTAGAGATTCCAATACAGCAGCACAAAAACTTTACAGGGGTTTTGGTTTTAGGGAGATAGGCATCAGAAAGGGATACTATTCTGACAATAAAGAGGATGCAGTAGTAATGGGGTTTGAAATGAATATAACGCAAAACTTAAAACTCAAAAGTCAAAAGTAA
- a CDS encoding dihydroorotate dehydrogenase electron transfer subunit, with translation MMNARVLYNKNILPSYYRLGLETYSRFADCMPGQFVMIRVSMQLDPFLRRPFGIYKRLGQGIEILYKVKGKGTGIMAGLKEGDEVDVLGPLGNSFPSVDEYKKIVMVAGGIGIVPFYLLGARGKGQGARLQVLFGGRNKNDLPGLYDFKKLKIDLKISTDDGSAGGKGLVTELLKKELRTSNSELKTVVYACGPKPMLKAVAEIAERKDVPCYVSLDNVMACGIGACLGCAIKTRQKAKSKRQKANNSSLITHHSPLYKMVCKDGPVFDAREIDWEKI, from the coding sequence ATGATGAATGCAAGGGTATTATATAACAAGAATATTCTTCCATCCTATTACAGACTTGGACTTGAAACATACAGCAGGTTTGCTGATTGTATGCCGGGGCAGTTTGTTATGATAAGGGTAAGCATGCAACTAGACCCATTTTTGCGCAGACCTTTCGGGATATATAAAAGATTGGGGCAAGGGATAGAAATTCTTTATAAGGTGAAGGGGAAAGGCACAGGGATTATGGCAGGATTAAAAGAAGGTGACGAGGTTGATGTGCTGGGACCGCTCGGTAATTCATTTCCTTCGGTGGATGAATACAAGAAAATCGTTATGGTTGCAGGCGGGATAGGGATTGTGCCGTTTTACTTACTAGGGGCAAGGGGCAAGGGGCAAGGGGCAAGGCTTCAAGTTTTATTTGGGGGGAGAAATAAAAATGATTTGCCGGGATTATATGATTTTAAAAAACTTAAAATTGATTTAAAGATTTCTACTGATGATGGGAGCGCTGGAGGAAAAGGATTGGTTACAGAACTACTTAAAAAGGAACTCCGAACTTCAAACTCTGAACTCAAAACTGTAGTTTATGCCTGTGGTCCGAAGCCGATGCTCAAGGCAGTTGCAGAGATCGCAGAAAGAAAAGATGTCCCGTGCTATGTTTCCCTTGATAATGTAATGGCATGCGGTATAGGTGCATGTCTTGGGTGTGCTATAAAAACAAGGCAAAAGGCAAAAAGCAAAAGGCAAAAGGCAAACAACTCATCACTTATCACTCATCACTCGCCACTTTATAAGATGGTTTGTAAAGATGGTCCAGTATTTGATGCAAGGGAGATAGATTGGGAAAAGATATGA